A single Sporosarcina sp. FSL W8-0480 DNA region contains:
- a CDS encoding NAD-dependent succinate-semialdehyde dehydrogenase, whose product MNAFSMLINGKEIGGDLPSFDVINPATGEIIATVPDGGAEEARLAVDAATEAFQNWSMLSAYERSSYLFKWHELINENLEGLAETMTEEQGKPLAEARGEMNYANGFISWYAEEAKRIYGETIPATSANKRIFIHKQPVGVTAVITPWNFPAAMITRKVGPALAAGCTVVIKPAEQTPLTAIKLAQLAMAAGIPEGVINVVTGDAKAIGETWLKDPRVRKLTFTGSTEVGKLLMRGAADTVKKISLELGGHAPAIVMDDCDLDKAVEGIVAAKFRNTGQTCVCANRIYVHETVVEEFSVRLAERVKQLKVGNGMDEGVTIGPLIDENAIQKVQRHVDDAVEKGAKVVAGGKRHNALFYEPTILTGVNDEMICMKEETFGPVTPITTFSSEEEVLARANDSIYGLAAYVFTENLSRGIRMSEKLEYGIVGLNDGLPSTPQAPFGGFKQSGLGREGGHYGLDEYIEVKYISVGL is encoded by the coding sequence ATGAATGCTTTTTCAATGTTAATCAACGGAAAAGAAATCGGAGGAGACCTTCCTTCATTTGATGTCATTAACCCTGCGACGGGAGAAATAATTGCAACTGTTCCTGATGGTGGAGCTGAAGAAGCAAGATTGGCAGTAGATGCTGCTACTGAGGCATTTCAAAACTGGTCAATGCTCTCTGCGTATGAGAGAAGCAGTTATTTATTCAAATGGCATGAATTGATCAATGAAAATCTTGAAGGTCTTGCAGAAACGATGACCGAAGAACAAGGGAAGCCTTTGGCAGAAGCCCGTGGTGAAATGAATTATGCGAATGGTTTCATCTCGTGGTACGCGGAAGAAGCAAAGCGAATTTATGGTGAAACGATTCCAGCAACCAGTGCAAATAAACGGATTTTCATCCATAAACAGCCTGTAGGAGTTACGGCAGTCATTACGCCTTGGAATTTCCCGGCAGCAATGATTACAAGAAAAGTAGGACCTGCTCTTGCTGCAGGATGTACTGTTGTGATCAAGCCTGCAGAACAAACACCGTTAACTGCGATTAAATTGGCTCAACTTGCAATGGCAGCAGGAATTCCGGAGGGTGTCATTAATGTTGTGACGGGAGACGCAAAGGCAATAGGGGAGACTTGGCTTAAGGATCCACGTGTTAGAAAACTGACATTCACAGGATCGACGGAAGTCGGAAAGCTATTGATGCGCGGTGCTGCCGATACAGTAAAGAAAATTTCACTTGAACTTGGAGGGCATGCGCCTGCAATAGTCATGGATGATTGTGATCTCGATAAGGCAGTGGAAGGTATAGTGGCGGCGAAGTTCAGAAATACAGGGCAGACTTGTGTTTGTGCAAATCGAATTTACGTTCATGAAACTGTAGTGGAGGAGTTTTCCGTCAGACTGGCCGAGCGGGTTAAACAATTGAAAGTCGGAAATGGCATGGACGAAGGGGTTACAATCGGCCCTCTTATCGATGAAAATGCGATTCAAAAAGTGCAACGACATGTCGACGATGCGGTTGAGAAAGGTGCAAAGGTCGTAGCCGGCGGTAAACGACACAATGCTTTATTTTATGAACCAACGATTTTGACAGGTGTAAATGATGAGATGATTTGTATGAAGGAAGAGACATTCGGTCCCGTAACGCCTATTACAACATTCTCGTCAGAAGAGGAAGTTCTTGCTCGGGCGAATGATTCGATCTATGGGTTGGCGGCATATGTATTCACTGAGAACTTATCAAGAGGAATCAGGATGAGTGAGAAGTTGGAATATGGTATCGTCGGACTGAATGATGGGTTACCATCTACTCCCCAGGCACCATTTGGCGGATTCAAGCAAAGTGGGTTAGGCAGGGAAGGCGGACATTATGGGCTGGATGAATATATCGAAGTGAAGTATATTTCAGTTGGTTTGTGA